The Canis aureus isolate CA01 chromosome 11, VMU_Caureus_v.1.0, whole genome shotgun sequence genome has a segment encoding these proteins:
- the SNRPG gene encoding small nuclear ribonucleoprotein G isoform X1, with amino-acid sequence MSKAHPPELKKFMDKKLSLKLNGGRHVQGILRGFDPFMNLVIDECVEMATSGQQNNIGMVVIRGNSIIMLEALERV; translated from the exons ATGAGCAAGGCTCACCCTCCCGAGCTGAAAAA ATTTATGGACAAGAAATTATCAT tGAAATTAAATGGTGGCAGACATGTCCAAGGAATATTGCGAGGGTTCGATCCATTCATGAATCTTGTGATAGATGAATGTGTGGAGATGGCAACTAGCGGGCAACAGAACAATATTGGAATGGTG gtaatACGAGGAAATAGCATCATCATGTTAGAAGCCTTAGAACGAGTATAA
- the SNRPG gene encoding small nuclear ribonucleoprotein G isoform X2: MKLNGGRHVQGILRGFDPFMNLVIDECVEMATSGQQNNIGMVVIRGNSIIMLEALERV, from the exons A tGAAATTAAATGGTGGCAGACATGTCCAAGGAATATTGCGAGGGTTCGATCCATTCATGAATCTTGTGATAGATGAATGTGTGGAGATGGCAACTAGCGGGCAACAGAACAATATTGGAATGGTG gtaatACGAGGAAATAGCATCATCATGTTAGAAGCCTTAGAACGAGTATAA
- the FAM136A gene encoding protein FAM136A, producing the protein MAELQQLRVQEAVDSMVKSLERENIRKMQGLMFRCSASCCEDSQASMQQVHQCIERCHAPLAQAQALVTSELEKFQDRLARCTMHCNDKAKDSIDAGSKELQVKRQLESCVTKCVDDHMHLIPTMTKKMKESLLSIGK; encoded by the exons ATGGCGGAGCTGCAGCAGCTGCGGGTGCAGGAGGCGGTGGACTCCATGGTGAAGAGTCTGGAGAGGGAGAACATCAGGAAGATGCAG ggcctcaTGTTCCGGTGCAGCGCCAGCTGCTGCGAGGACAGCCAGGCGTCCATGCAGCAGGTGCACCAGTGCATTGAACGCTGCCATGCGCCTCTGGCTCAAGCCCAGGCCCTGGTGACCAGTGAGCTGGAGAAGTTCCAG GACCGCCTGGCCCGGTGCACCATGCATTGCAATGACAAAGCCAAAgattcaatagatgcaggaagtAAAGAGCTTCAGGTGAAGAGGCAGCTGGAGAGTTGTGTGACCAAGTGTGTGGATGACCACATGCACCTCATCCCAACCATGACCAAGAAGATGAAGGAGTCTCTCTTGTCCATTGGGAAATAG